The genomic DNA AGCATGAAAAGCGCCGCTTTGTAAACGAAATGTCTTATATAACTAGTCCCGGCTGGCTTGATGGCCCGGAAGGTAGAGCAAAATGTGGCCTACCAACAAATCGCGGACCAATGGCAGTCGTCTCTGATTTGGGCGTAATGAAGTTCGATGATCAAACCAAGAAAATGTACCTGTATGGTTATTATTCGTTTACCAATCCGCAAGAGGTCATAGATAATACGTCGTTTGAAATTGATGTATCAAGAGCTATAAAACTTCCCGATCCTGATACGATAGCGATTCGTATGCTGCATAAGATTGATCCTGACCGTATATTTCTTTAATATATAGGTGATTATCCCTTTCTTGCAATATACTTTAAAGGATGCTTTTCAGTAGGGGAATTGCATAAGCAGCTCTTAAACTATTTAACAGGGTAGGATAAATCCAATACTTTTCACCTTACGTTAAATCTATTTTGTGTGTGATGTGAAAGTGGTTTTTACAATCTACATAAAATTGACGCATCGCCGAAAAGTGATATAATAAAGAATATGGAGATTGAAGCTGCTAACTATTTTAGGAAATGGGATGATAAAATGTCCTGCTTAACAATGCCGATTACCGTAGGAACGCTTCATTTGAAAAACAGATTGGTAATGCCTGCTATGGCGACTTTTAAGGCTGAAACAGATGGGCGAGTGACGCCTTCTCTTTTGCAGTATTATGACGAAAAAACGCGCGGCGGATATTTGGGCATGGTTATTACAGAACACTGCTTTGTTTCTGCCGATGGCAAAGCCAGCCCCAATCAGCTTTCTGCGGCGGATGATACTGTTGTTTGCGATTTGCGCCGCCTTTGCGATATTATTCACCGGAATAGTACTCCTGTTATCTTACAGCTCAATCATGCCGGAAGTGCCACGACGCAAAGCGCCATAGGTACGCAGCCTGTAGGCCCCTCGGCTGTTATCAATCCCTCAAAGCGAGAGTTGGAAATGCCACGAGAATTGACGCGCGAGGAAATTCAAAAGATCGTGCAGGATTTCGCGGCAGCTGCGGCTAGGGGTAAACAGGCGGGTTTCGACGGCGTAGAGATACACTCCTGTCACGGTTATTTGCTGAATCAATTTTTATCGCCTCTCACCAACAAGCGAATTGACGAATACGGTGGAAAGATTGAAGGCAGGGTGCGCATACATCTGGAAGTGATCCAAGCAGTTCGCAATGTTGTTGGCGTGGATTATCCTATTTTTCTCCGTCTCGGGGCAACCGATTTTATGGAGGGTGGACTGAGCCTGGAGGATAGTATTACGGCAGCGTGTATTTTTGAACGGGCGGGTATCAACATGCTCGATATTTCTGGAGGTATGTGCCGGTATACACTTCCAAGCGTTGACAGCCCAGGTTATTTTTCAGAGTGGTCGCAGGCTGTCAAAAAAGCTGTATCCATTCCTGTAATGGTGGCGGGTGGTGTTAAACACGCCTGTGATGCAGAAATGCTTTTGCAAAGGGATTGTGCGGATATTATCGGCGTCGGACGAGCCATTTTACAGGATTCTGGCTGGGCGCTAAAAGCAATGACCAGTGTGCTTTAAAATTGCCGATATGTTTTAATAGAAAATCAAAAACATCAGCCCTTCAAGAGTATATTGCTAGAACCTTTCAAGAGATACCGAAGAAATGTCAGTTAGCTTTGCTCAATTCTGCAAGGCTAAAAAATGCCTATGTAAAGGTCATGAACCTTTACATAGGCATTTTTAGGTACTTTATCTAGAATAGTTGTTACAGCCGCTGTATGCAGATGCCGATAAGCCCTGGGCCGGTGTGAACGACAAGTGCAGGGCTGATCTGACCTGTAATGTAGTCGGTATAATTAGGCAATAGCGTCTTGATTTTTTCGCCGACCTGTTGTGCTTCTTGCTCGGCACCGCCATGCACAACGGCAATAATATATTTTTCGCTTTTAGATAAAAAATCGAAGGCAAGTGAAATGGCGCTATCCAGCACAGCCTTGCGGCCTCTGGCCTTTTTCACGGTGTAGTAGACGCCCTCTTCATTGCAAGATATCACCGGTAGAATGCCCAGTAGTGAGCCCATTGTGGCCGAAACAAGGCCAATTCTGCCGCCCTTTTTCAGATATTCCAGCGTAGATACACAAAAAAAGACTCGAGCGTTTTCTACTGCCTTGAGCAGGGCATTTTCAATTTCGTCAAGAGAGAGGCCTTGTTCAATAAGTTGTCCCGCACGTATCGCCGTTAAACCAGAGGCGATACCGATATTTTTAGTGTCGATGATACGGCAATCCAGCTGCGGAAATTCCTTGGCCATGACGGTTAACATATTGTGCGTACCGCTCAGGCCGCTTGAAATGGTCACAATAATCACCTGATCATAACCCATGTCACAGATGTTCTGCAGGGCCTGTGCAATTGTTTCTCCGGAGGGTAGAGATGTTTTAGGCACCTCTTGCTCAAAGCGATCGTACACCTCTTGTGCAGTGATGTCAACGCCATCTCTGAAGTGGCCATAGCTGTATTGGATCATTAACGGAACAACAAACATGCCATATTTTTCAACATAAGGCTTTGGAACATCTGAGCAGGAATCGGTGAGCAGTGCAATTTTATGATTCATCTTCATACTCCAAATAAGATATTTAACTTTATTATAAAAAAATAGTGATAATATGTCAATTAAATCAAGTAACCATTTCGGTCGCATTGACGTCATAAAGTAATAAAAGGCATTGGACGCGAGATCCAATGCCTTTTAAATGTACTGTTCAGTTTAGCCAAGGACAGAAAGCAGGATACCGGCTGCAATAGCAGAGCCAATAACACCAGCAACGTTCGGACCCATGGCGTGCATGAGCAAGAAGTTGGAGGGGTTTTCTTTCTGACCAACGACCTGTGACACGCGTGCCGCCATAGGAACAGCGGAAACGCCTGCAGAGCCGATCAGGGGGTTAACGGGTTTGCCACCCATAGAAACGCTTATAACGTTCATCAGTTTTGCAAGCAACACGCCACCAGCGGTACCAACTGCAAACGCAGTAATACCCATAATCATGATACCCAGTGTCTTGGCGTTCAAGAACGCCTCAGCAGTAGCAGTGGAGCCAACAGAAATACCAAGGAAAATGGTGACGATGTTCATCAATTCGTTCTGAGCAGTTTTATTGATACGCTCAACAACACCGGATTCCTTCATCAGGTTGCCAAACATCAGCATGCCGAGTAGCGGCACAGTGGAGGGCAAAATAAGACCAACCAGCGTAGTAACCGCAATCGGGAAGACAATCTTCTCGGTCTTGGAAACGGGGCGCATGCTGCCCATGCTCATGACAATATTACGCTCTTTTTTGGTGGTCAGCGCCTTCATGATCGGCGGCTGAATAACAGGCACCAGCGCCATGTAGGAATAAGCTGCAACGGCAATCGGTCCAAGCAGGTGATCTGCAAGCTTAGCAGTCAGGTACAATGCAGTAGGACCGTCAGCACCACCGATAATGCCGATAGAACCAGCTTCCTGCGGGGTAAAGCCCATCAGAGAAGCGCCGATATAAGCACCGAAGATGCCAACCTGCGCAGCGCCGCCGAGCAGAACGCTCTTGGGGTTGGAGATCAGGGGAGCAAAGTCGGTCATTGCGCCGATGCCCATAAAGATCAGGGGCGGGTAGATGCCAAGCTTAACACCGCGGCCCAGATAATAGAGCAGGCCACCATAGTTGCTCTTTGCGGCATATATCTCAGCGCCGCTTTCAACAGCGCGCTGCACAAGATGCTCGCCCGATACGATCATAGAACTAAACTGCGCGGTTAAATCATTGCCTTTTAGCATTTCGGGCACGGTAGCAAGATAACGCAGGGATTCACTGGGCAGATCGTTGACGCCGCCAAGGGGGAAATTTGCTAAAAACATACCAAATGCGATCGGCAGCAAAAGAAGCGGCTCATACTTTTTGACAATAGCAAGATACATCAAAACGAATGAGACGAGAATCATAACCGCCTGCTGCCAAGAGATATTGTAAAAACCAGTACCTCTTAGAAAATTTATAATAGCTTCAGCCACGTTATTACCTCAAATCTTTTGTAAACTTTGGTTTCCTGCAGTCTTAGGCGATTACAACAAGAACATCGCCGGGCTGAACGGCAGAGCCCTCAGAAACACGAACTTCCGAAACAGTGCCGTCGCAGGGGGCAAAGATTTCATTTTCCATTTTCATTGCTTCAAGGACCAGCACAACCTGACCGTTCTTAACAGCATCGCCGGGCTTAACAAGGTTCTTGAAGATAGTGCCGCTCATGGGCGCAGTAATGGTGTTTGCGCCAGCAGAAACGGGTGCTGCAGCCTTAGGGGCAGGTGCGGCAGCGGGCGCAGGAGCAGCCTTGGGAGCGGCAACAGGAGCCGCAGGAGCAACGGGAGCGGCAGCGCGGACAACAGGTGCTGCTGCGGAGCCGTTAACTTCCTCTACTTCAACTTCATAGGCCTTACCGTTAACAGTAACATTAAACTTCTTCATTAAAACAATTCACTCCAAATCTTGAGATGTGTTGATAACGTACGTAACCCGTCGGCAGGTTAGGCTTTTGGTTTAACGTTGATACTGCCGATATTTTTAGTTCCAAGCATATTGGAAACAGCGGCCAAAATGACAGCAAGGGTTTCTTCTTCTTCCTTGTTGTAGGAGGGAGCGGAAGGGGCGGTGGGGGCAACCGGAACGGTTTTAGGGGCAAGAACCTTACTCATGATAATGATCAAAAACATAATCAAGACTAGAACAATCATAACCGTGCCCATGCCCAAAAGGGTTAAAACGATAGGGGAATTTGGCGCCATAGTAATTACACCTCCTTACACCGGAAAGTTACCATGCTTTTTGGCTGGACGTGATTCGCTTTTGCCTGCAAGCATTGCAAGCGCACTAGAAATGCGCATACGCGTTTCAGCAGGCTCGATCACGTCGTCCACAAAACCGCGTTTTGCGGCCTGAAAAGGATTGGAAAATTCCGCCTTGTACGCCTCGATCTTCTCCGAACGGGTTTGAGCTGGGTCGGCTGATGCTTCAATATCATTCTTGAAAATAATATTTGCGGCACCCTGGGGGCCCATAACCGCAATTTCAGCCGTTGGCCAGGCCAACACCATGTCGGCACCAAGATGTTTGGAGCACATGGCTATATAAGCACCGCCGTAGGCCTTACGAACTACAACGGTAACTTTTGGAACAGTAGCTTCACAGTAGGCATGCAGCAATTTTGCACCGTGACGAATAATGCCACCATACTCCTGATTGATACCCGGTAAAAATCCAGGAACATCAACAAACGTCACGAGCGGAATGTTAAAGCTATCACAAATTGAAACAAATCTACCCGCTTTGTCTGAAGCATTAATATCAAGGCAGCCGGCCATGACGCGGGGCTGGTTTGCAATAATGCCGACTGTCTGCCCATTAATCCGCCCAAAACCTGTGACGATATTTTGTGCATAATAGGCTTGAACTTCAAAGAAGTTCTCATCGTCCACCACAGCAGAAATGACATTTTTAATGTCATATGCTTTGCTGGAAGACTCAGGCACAATAGCTTCTAGATTGCGACACAAACGACGCGGATCGTCCTTTGTAGCGACAATCGGTGCCTTTTCGTGGTTATTTGCGGGCAAAAAGCCAATAAGACGGCGGATAGCCGCAATGGTTTCCTGCTCGTTGGGATATACAAACTGCGCAACACCGGAAATGGTGTTATGGGTGATGGCGCCCCCGAGGTCCTGAGCCGAGACATCCTCGCCCGTAACAGTTTTAATAACCGAAGGGCCGGTGATAAACATGTTGGAGGTTTTATCCACCATGAATATGAAATCAGTCAAAGCAGGGGAATAGACAGCGCCGCCGGCGCAGGGGCCCATGATAACCGAAATTTGAGGTACAACGCCGGACGCCAAAGTATTGCGGAAAAAAATATCGCCAAAGCCTGAAAGCGCATCAACGCCTTCTTGAATTCGGGCACCACCAGAATCGTTCATTCCGATGACGGGAGCGCCCATCTTGATTGCCAGATCTAAAACTTTACAAATCTTTCTGGCATGCATTTCGCCCAGAGAACCGCCCATTACG from Oscillospiraceae bacterium MB24-C1 includes the following:
- a CDS encoding carboxyl transferase domain-containing protein, translating into MSIQIQDLREKKSRIFVGGGKKRVAKQHESGKLTARERISLLLDKDSFVELDAFVEHRCTSFGMDSAEIPGEGVVTGYGSIDSRLVYVYAQDFTVMGGSLGEMHARKICKVLDLAIKMGAPVIGMNDSGGARIQEGVDALSGFGDIFFRNTLASGVVPQISVIMGPCAGGAVYSPALTDFIFMVDKTSNMFITGPSVIKTVTGEDVSAQDLGGAITHNTISGVAQFVYPNEQETIAAIRRLIGFLPANNHEKAPIVATKDDPRRLCRNLEAIVPESSSKAYDIKNVISAVVDDENFFEVQAYYAQNIVTGFGRINGQTVGIIANQPRVMAGCLDINASDKAGRFVSICDSFNIPLVTFVDVPGFLPGINQEYGGIIRHGAKLLHAYCEATVPKVTVVVRKAYGGAYIAMCSKHLGADMVLAWPTAEIAVMGPQGAANIIFKNDIEASADPAQTRSEKIEAYKAEFSNPFQAAKRGFVDDVIEPAETRMRISSALAMLAGKSESRPAKKHGNFPV
- a CDS encoding NADH:flavin oxidoreductase gives rise to the protein MSCLTMPITVGTLHLKNRLVMPAMATFKAETDGRVTPSLLQYYDEKTRGGYLGMVITEHCFVSADGKASPNQLSAADDTVVCDLRRLCDIIHRNSTPVILQLNHAGSATTQSAIGTQPVGPSAVINPSKRELEMPRELTREEIQKIVQDFAAAAARGKQAGFDGVEIHSCHGYLLNQFLSPLTNKRIDEYGGKIEGRVRIHLEVIQAVRNVVGVDYPIFLRLGATDFMEGGLSLEDSITAACIFERAGINMLDISGGMCRYTLPSVDSPGYFSEWSQAVKKAVSIPVMVAGGVKHACDAEMLLQRDCADIIGVGRAILQDSGWALKAMTSVL
- a CDS encoding DegV family protein; protein product: MNHKIALLTDSCSDVPKPYVEKYGMFVVPLMIQYSYGHFRDGVDITAQEVYDRFEQEVPKTSLPSGETIAQALQNICDMGYDQVIIVTISSGLSGTHNMLTVMAKEFPQLDCRIIDTKNIGIASGLTAIRAGQLIEQGLSLDEIENALLKAVENARVFFCVSTLEYLKKGGRIGLVSATMGSLLGILPVISCNEEGVYYTVKKARGRKAVLDSAISLAFDFLSKSEKYIIAVVHGGAEQEAQQVGEKIKTLLPNYTDYITGQISPALVVHTGPGLIGICIQRL
- a CDS encoding biotin/lipoyl-containing protein codes for the protein MKKFNVTVNGKAYEVEVEEVNGSAAAPVVRAAAPVAPAAPVAAPKAAPAPAAAPAPKAAAPVSAGANTITAPMSGTIFKNLVKPGDAVKNGQVVLVLEAMKMENEIFAPCDGTVSEVRVSEGSAVQPGDVLVVIA
- a CDS encoding OadG family protein; this translates as MAPNSPIVLTLLGMGTVMIVLVLIMFLIIIMSKVLAPKTVPVAPTAPSAPSYNKEEEETLAVILAAVSNMLGTKNIGSINVKPKA
- a CDS encoding sodium ion-translocating decarboxylase subunit beta; this encodes MAEAIINFLRGTGFYNISWQQAVMILVSFVLMYLAIVKKYEPLLLLPIAFGMFLANFPLGGVNDLPSESLRYLATVPEMLKGNDLTAQFSSMIVSGEHLVQRAVESGAEIYAAKSNYGGLLYYLGRGVKLGIYPPLIFMGIGAMTDFAPLISNPKSVLLGGAAQVGIFGAYIGASLMGFTPQEAGSIGIIGGADGPTALYLTAKLADHLLGPIAVAAYSYMALVPVIQPPIMKALTTKKERNIVMSMGSMRPVSKTEKIVFPIAVTTLVGLILPSTVPLLGMLMFGNLMKESGVVERINKTAQNELMNIVTIFLGISVGSTATAEAFLNAKTLGIMIMGITAFAVGTAGGVLLAKLMNVISVSMGGKPVNPLIGSAGVSAVPMAARVSQVVGQKENPSNFLLMHAMGPNVAGVIGSAIAAGILLSVLG